The window AAGGGGGAGACAAGGCTCCGTAACGATCGGCGTCCGTCCATGCCCGCGCGATGGGTTACCGTCTATAACGCCGAAGGTCGTCCCCTGGCCCGGCTGCGGCTATGCCGCTCCCTGGCGTGTCGCGGGCGCGGGCTGATGTTCCGACGCGCTCTGGATGAGGAGGATGGGCTGTTCTTTGTGTTCCCCCGCGCCGGACGCTGGGAGACCGCCATCCATATGTTTTTCGTCTTTTTCCCGATCGCAGCGATCTGGTTGGATGAAGAAGGGCGCATCGTCCATGCCGTCGAGGCCCGTCCCTTCCGGGTGTATCTCCCTCCGCGCCCGGCCCGCTATCTGATCGAAGGATCGGTCCGTCTGCTCCGGGAGGCCCATGTGGGGGAGGTGTGGACATGGCGCGAGGACGATGGGGCATCGTAGCGGGGCTGATGCTGGCGCTGGCCCTGCTTCGGATCCAGCCGGCCTTCGCCCAGGAGCCCGTCCGCTACACGGTCCAGCCCGGGGATACGCTCACTCGCATTGCGGCGCGCTTCGGCACCACGGTGGAAGCCCTGGCGGAGGCCAACCATCTGGTCAACCCCAACCTGATCT is drawn from Thermoflexus hugenholtzii and contains these coding sequences:
- a CDS encoding DUF192 domain-containing protein; its protein translation is MPARWVTVYNAEGRPLARLRLCRSLACRGRGLMFRRALDEEDGLFFVFPRAGRWETAIHMFFVFFPIAAIWLDEEGRIVHAVEARPFRVYLPPRPARYLIEGSVRLLREAHVGEVWTWREDDGAS